A single region of the Salvelinus sp. IW2-2015 unplaced genomic scaffold, ASM291031v2 Un_scaffold4968, whole genome shotgun sequence genome encodes:
- the LOC139026510 gene encoding short coiled-coil protein B-like: MEAELEEEDGSFTNISLADDRPTGDMENQVEMEEKTRLINQVLELQHTLEARVDAVKEENLKLKSENQVLGQYIENLMSASSVFQTTDNKSKRK, translated from the exons ATGGAAGCAGAGCTGGAAGAAGAGGACGGGAGTTTCACTAACATCTCCCTCGCTGATGACAGACCTACAG GAGACATGGAGAACCaggtagagatggaggagaagacgAGGCTCATCAACCAGGTGCTGGAGCTACAACACACACTGGAAG CACGTGTGGATGCGGTCAAAGAGGAGAACCTGAAGTTGAAGTCGGAGAACCAGGTTCTAGGCCAGTACATCGAGAACCTCATGTCGGCCTCCAGCGTGTTCCAAACCACCGACAACAAGAGCAAACGGAAGTAA